The following are encoded together in the Arcticibacterium luteifluviistationis genome:
- a CDS encoding LA_2272 family surface repeat-containing protein, protein MKKLILIFAVLFCHTAFGQSDVLSKRISVNFVNTPLDEALKSIETKAELQFSYNAHHIASSQEINYQATANSVQNILTDILGPEIEIRTKGKYVILQKAKPQEKKDFFVMGYIEDSETGEKITNASIYEPLTLASTLSNRYGYYKIKLPRNQKDIDLRFSKEAYSTSLVNVFERTDIKMNVDLEKELREKQLTLAVTPIASVGIKKDTLPNVSVPAPQPVPIPETEKKNLASSIDISDELAFVDKTYQNGKEQFIDWFLSTKQALHRNNINDSLYRPFQISLLPFIGTNQKLSPFVANDFSFNVIAGYTGSVSKLEIGSVANIIRKDMTGVQIAGALNVVGHRTAGAQIAGAVNINIGKADGFISSGSLNLNLKDASGVNISGGTNVTLGTFKGVQIAPFNYATRLVGSQIGVFNFSHEAKGTPIGFFTYVHKNGYRRIEIASTELNLTEISFKTGTKNFYNIFSSAFNYGKENKPVFGLGYGLGTSWQYGKRFGSNLDFTGMTYLPENFDNVNYPTQQFKVSFGLEAKITKHIAVFVAPSVNFLTTSGEDLTFTEPRLLISHDIGDFYGYRSNLYTWFGYKFGLRICNKGV, encoded by the coding sequence ATGAAAAAGCTAATACTTATTTTCGCCGTTCTTTTTTGCCATACAGCCTTCGGCCAAAGCGATGTGCTATCAAAACGTATTTCTGTCAATTTTGTAAACACTCCGCTAGATGAAGCTTTAAAAAGCATAGAAACCAAAGCCGAATTACAGTTTTCTTATAATGCTCATCATATTGCTAGCAGTCAAGAAATAAACTATCAGGCTACCGCTAATAGTGTTCAAAATATACTAACAGACATTTTAGGTCCAGAGATTGAGATTCGCACCAAAGGAAAATATGTTATTCTTCAAAAAGCTAAACCACAGGAAAAAAAAGATTTTTTCGTGATGGGCTACATTGAAGATTCAGAGACGGGTGAGAAGATAACAAATGCCAGTATTTATGAGCCACTTACGCTGGCTTCTACCCTATCTAACCGTTACGGTTACTATAAAATAAAGCTTCCGAGAAACCAAAAAGACATAGACCTCCGCTTTTCAAAGGAGGCGTACAGCACGTCATTGGTAAACGTTTTTGAAAGAACGGATATCAAAATGAATGTGGATTTAGAGAAAGAGCTTAGAGAAAAACAACTAACACTAGCTGTCACTCCAATTGCTTCAGTTGGCATTAAAAAAGATACACTCCCAAATGTGTCTGTACCCGCACCACAGCCCGTACCTATCCCAGAAACTGAGAAGAAAAACCTAGCTTCAAGTATTGACATCAGTGACGAATTGGCTTTCGTAGACAAAACTTATCAGAACGGAAAAGAGCAGTTTATAGATTGGTTTTTAAGTACCAAACAGGCTCTACACAGAAACAACATTAACGACAGCCTTTACCGACCTTTTCAAATATCACTTTTACCTTTTATAGGCACTAACCAAAAGCTAAGTCCCTTTGTGGCAAATGATTTCTCTTTTAATGTGATAGCAGGCTACACGGGAAGCGTAAGTAAACTGGAAATAGGCTCTGTCGCAAACATTATCAGAAAAGACATGACTGGCGTCCAAATAGCTGGTGCTTTAAATGTGGTGGGTCACAGGACCGCGGGTGCACAAATAGCCGGTGCAGTTAACATCAATATAGGAAAGGCCGATGGTTTTATTTCCAGTGGTTCTTTAAACCTCAACCTAAAAGACGCCAGCGGCGTTAACATTTCGGGAGGAACCAACGTTACTCTGGGAACTTTTAAGGGTGTACAAATTGCTCCATTTAACTATGCTACAAGGTTAGTTGGTTCACAAATAGGTGTTTTCAACTTTTCTCATGAAGCAAAAGGAACACCTATTGGCTTTTTCACTTATGTTCATAAAAATGGATACAGAAGAATAGAGATAGCATCTACCGAATTAAATCTAACCGAAATAAGCTTTAAAACAGGTACCAAAAACTTCTATAATATTTTTAGCTCAGCCTTTAATTATGGAAAAGAAAACAAACCAGTTTTTGGTTTAGGCTATGGTCTAGGAACCTCTTGGCAATACGGAAAAAGATTCGGGTCAAATTTAGATTTTACAGGAATGACCTATTTACCTGAAAACTTTGACAATGTAAATTACCCAACACAGCAGTTTAAAGTAAGTTTTGGTCTTGAAGCCAAAATCACAAAACACATTGCCGTGTTTGTGGCTCCTTCTGTAAACTTCTTAACCACCAGCGGAGAAGACCTTACTTTCACAGAACCTAGACTACTTATCTCCCATGATATAGGTGATTTCTACGGCTACCGCTCTAACCTCTACACTTGGTTTGGTTATAAGTTTGGTTTGAGAATTTGCAATAAGGGAGTGTAG